The Pseudoxanthomonas sp. SL93 genome segment TCCATACCGGAAACTCCTGCCCGTCGCGATGCTGTTGCTGTCCATGCTGTTCGCCGCAGGCTGTGCCACCACGCCGCCCCCGGATGACGGCGGCGTGCTGTTCATCGTGGTGCGGCATGCCGAAAAGGCCAAGGACGATCCCGACAATCCCAGCCTATCGGCGGCAGGACAGGCACGCGCCGCAGCGCTGGCCCAGCGGCTCGCCGACCAGCCGCTGCGCGCGGTATACGCCACCGAGTTCCGCCGCACCCAGCAGACCGCACAGCCCACCGCCAGCGCGCACGGGCTGCCGGTGTCCGCCTACTACGCGAAGGGCGCGGCGAGCGAAACGGCGGCACGCTGGAAACAGCAGCACGTGCGCGGCGCCGTGCTCGTCGTCGGCCACAGCAACACGGTGCCGGACCTGGTCGCCGCGCTCTGCGCCTGCAACGTCGCCCCGATGGACGACACCGAATACGACCGCCTGTCACTGGTGCGCATCAACGCGCAAGGCGAGGCCACGCTGGACGTGCAGACCTACGGTAGCGGCCCGCCGTGACGCAGGCGACCGGCCACAGGCTTCCCAGGCCGACAGCGACCCGCGGCGCGGCCCGCTTCCACCGCGAGCTCGACGAGTGGCGGCTCGCCGCATGCCCCCGATTGGGGATGACACGCAACGGACCGTTTCCGTAATGTCATCGGTGCACATCCACACCCATGCCATGCTTGGCCCCTCGCCGGAGGACTCCCCATGACCACGATCATCTCGCCCCGCGTGCACGACCTGGGCGGCGGCTTCAACGTACGTCGCGCCGTACCCAGCCTGCAGGCCCGCAGCGTGGGACCTTTCGTGTTCGTCGATCACATGGGGCCGGCGGTGTTCGAGCCCGGCCGCGGCATCGACGTGCGCCCGCACCCGCACATCGGCCTGGCGACGGTGACCTTCCTGTGGTCCGGCGCCATCAACCACAAGGACACGCTGGGTTCGGAACAGGTCATCACGCCGGGCGACGTCAACTGGATGACCGCCGGCCGTGGCATCGCGCATTCCGAACGCACGCCGGGTGACGTCCGTGGCGGGCAGCACGACGTGCACGGCATGCAGACCTGGGTGGCGTTGCCGAAATCCTCGGAAGAAGTCGCGCCGGAGTTCCATCACCATGCCGCCGCGACACTGCCGGTGATCGAGCGCGCGGGTGCGCGCCTGCGCGTGATCGCCGGCACCGCCTACGGTGAGGAATCGCCGGTGAAGGTGTTCAGCGGCACGTTCAACGTGGCGGTGGACCTGGCGCCCGATGCCGAACTGGCGATCGATGCGGGCCATGTCGAACGTGCGCTGTACATACTGGAAGGCGATGCGCAGGTGGACGGTGCCGACATCCCGGAGAAGCACCTGGTGGTGTTCGACCCCGGCAGCCGCCCCGTGTTGCGCGCCAAGACGCCGGTGAAGGGGCTGCTGATGGGCGGCGAACCGCTGGATGCACCGCGCCACATGTGGTGGAACTTCGTCTCGAGCTCCAAGGAACGCA includes the following:
- a CDS encoding histidine phosphatase family protein codes for the protein MHPIPYRKLLPVAMLLLSMLFAAGCATTPPPDDGGVLFIVVRHAEKAKDDPDNPSLSAAGQARAAALAQRLADQPLRAVYATEFRRTQQTAQPTASAHGLPVSAYYAKGAASETAARWKQQHVRGAVLVVGHSNTVPDLVAALCACNVAPMDDTEYDRLSLVRINAQGEATLDVQTYGSGPP
- a CDS encoding pirin family protein; translated protein: MTTIISPRVHDLGGGFNVRRAVPSLQARSVGPFVFVDHMGPAVFEPGRGIDVRPHPHIGLATVTFLWSGAINHKDTLGSEQVITPGDVNWMTAGRGIAHSERTPGDVRGGQHDVHGMQTWVALPKSSEEVAPEFHHHAAATLPVIERAGARLRVIAGTAYGEESPVKVFSGTFNVAVDLAPDAELAIDAGHVERALYILEGDAQVDGADIPEKHLVVFDPGSRPVLRAKTPVKGLLMGGEPLDAPRHMWWNFVSSSKERIEQAKQDWLDGRFGHVPGESEFIPLPDR